Proteins from a single region of Thunnus albacares chromosome 16, fThuAlb1.1, whole genome shotgun sequence:
- the LOC122965685 gene encoding uncharacterized protein LOC122965685, with amino-acid sequence MASSAPNPDSPHPEIHVPEKLSLAHLNICSLRNKIHEIHHILTLHHIHVLALSETHLDSSFDDSELYIKGYSLYRRDRNKDGGGVAFYIQNQIPSKLRPDLMHSDIEIIWVQIQLADDKPVLVGCCYRPPSAEEPYLDKICEIIERVSRENMDIFLLGDFNIDWATKSPLKERIDSVSSDSGMTQVINRPTRVTIGKNGPKSSKIIDHIYTNVPDLCSLPTSTPTGCSDHNLITLTVKRNVPKLKQEIIFQRSYKTFDEARYIRDIERAQWAEVRKESDPETALSKFTDIFSQLADKHAPLMRHTAEKDYLSWMDEEMKTLMLSRDDVKKIANGRGSLYGDLYKTLKEAVSTMTEKKKEEYIQQRLREADNDIKKIQETLNDLMGRNSRSPVTNIESEGRLITKDTDTVIHLNQYYIDETEESQHSVRYEGPSLSRLLIEDRIMKDKQCSLSFVTVTVEEVESLLSSLSEDVSPGTDNMDVRLLKIAARYISPAICHIVNRCLISGVFPSQWKESKIRNESVNAENSTPISSLPVLSHILEKILHKQIQEYFKDNQLLTQSQHAYRPGYSTTSALVHMTDDWYKELDEHKLVGVVFMDFIAAFDSYQQFAPPGPQY; translated from the exons ATGGCTTCTTCAGCTCCCAATCCTGACTCTCCTCATCCAGAGATTCACGTTCCCGAAAAATTATCTCTGGCTCATTTGAACATATGTAGTCTTAGAAATAAGATTCACGAGATTCATCATATATTAACACTTCATCATATCCATGTGTTGGCACTCTCCGAAACACATTTAGACTCCAGTTTTGATGACAGTGAATTATATATTAAAGGTTACAGTTTGTACAGAAGAGATAGAAACAAGGATGGGGGTGGTGTAGCTTTCTATATTCAAAATCAGATCCCAAGTAAATTACGGCCAGACTTAATGCACTCTGATATAGAGATTATTTGGGTTCAGATTCAACTGGCTGATGATAAACCAGTTTTAGTGGGGTGTTGTTACAGACCACCAAGTGCTGAGGAACCATATTTGGATAAAATCTGTGAAATAATAGAAAGAGTGTCCAGAGAAAACATGGACATTTTCCTCCTGGGAGACTTCAACATTGATTGGGCCACAAAGTCTCCTTTGAAGGAAAGAATTGATTCTGTATCCTCTGACTCTGGTATGACCCAGGTGATAAATCGTCCTACCAGGGTGACAATTGGTAAAAATGGTCCCAAGTCATCAAAAATTATTGATCATATCTATACAAATGTCCCAGATCTCTGCTCACTACCTACCTCAACACCCACAGGTTGTAGTGATCATAATCTCATCACCCTCACTGTGAAGAGAAATGTGCCCAAACTTAAACAAGAGATTATCTTTCAGAGGTCATACAAGACGTTTGATGAAGCCCGTTACATCAGAGATATTGAGAGGGCTCAGTGGGCAGAGGTACGTAAGGAATCAGACCCTGAGACTGCTTTATCCAAGTTCACTGACATCTTCAGCCAACTAGCAGACAAGCATGCCCCCTTAATGAGACACACAGctgaaaaagattatttatcatggatggatgaagagatgaagacTTTAATGTTAAGCAGAGATGATGTAAAAAAGATTGCCAATGGAAGGGGCAGTCTTTATGGAGAtctttataaaacattaaaagaagcTGTTTCTACaatgacagagaagaaaaaggaagaatatATTCAACAGAGACTGAGGGAGGCTGATAATGATATTAAGAAAATACAGGAAACATTAAATGATTTAATGGGGCGAAACTCACGATCTCCTGTGACCAACATTGAATCTGAGGGACGTCTAATCACAAAAGACACTGATACTGTCATACACCTTAATCAATATTATATTGATGAAACTGAGGAATCACAACATTCTGTTAGGTATGAAGGCCCGTCTTTGTCTCGTCTTCTTATTGAAGACAGAATCATGAAAGACAAACAATGTTCACTCAGTTTCGTCACAGTTACTGTTGAAGAGGTTGAGAGTTTGTTGTCATCTCTCTCTGAAGATGTTTCTCCTGGAACAGACAACATGGATGTCAGACTGCTTAAAATAGCTGCCAGGTACATCTCTCCTGCCATATGTCACATAGTGAACAGGTGTCTCATAAGTGGTGTATTTCCATCTCAGTGGAAAGAATCCAAAATAAGAAACGAAAGTGTCAATGCAGAGAACAGCACACCTATTAGTTCGCTGCCTGTCTTGAGCCACATCTTGGAGAAAATTCTCCATAAACAGATTCAAGAATACTTTAAGGATAATCAACTGCTCACTCAGAGTCAACATGCTTATAGACCGGGTTATTCTACCACCTCGGCTCTTGTTCACATGACAGATGACTGGTACAAAGAACTTGATGAGCATAAGTTAGTTGGTGTTGTGTTTATGGATTTCATTGCTGCCTTTGAC AGCTACCAGCAGTTTGCTCCTccgggcccccagtactaa